One window of Desulfomicrobium apsheronum genomic DNA carries:
- a CDS encoding transposase, which translates to LHTNARLEGYNGLFQAARARARGYRNVENFITMVYLIAAPIQVLVAS; encoded by the coding sequence TTGCACACCAATGCGAGGCTTGAAGGCTACAATGGCCTTTTCCAGGCGGCGAGAGCCAGAGCCCGAGGATACCGAAATGTGGAGAACTTCATCACCATGGTCTACCTGATCGCGGCTCCGATTCAGGTCTTGGTGGCTTCATGA